One Canis lupus familiaris isolate Mischka breed German Shepherd chromosome 20, alternate assembly UU_Cfam_GSD_1.0, whole genome shotgun sequence genomic region harbors:
- the MBD3L1 gene encoding methyl-CpG-binding domain protein 3-like 1 has translation MMVKPPQRKKRDCGNQSKLKSRLSVSIPLRMSSYIFKRPVTRITSHRGNEVRCHHWEETLDKPQQVYWQKRLQGLQACSSTGEPLSTLDLTKILQKLAPTCTGDYLPGVLAGGLNSSPIPTPAGSSDLAKLIPGAGLTIPQLLCKQFLVTEEDIRKQDRKVKTARQRLAMALAVDRFAKETENMGDQERHSKKHHEKKEKLVQMKCSTALY, from the coding sequence atgATGGTCAAGCCTCCACAGAGAAAGAAACGTGATTGTGGAAACCAATCCAAACTAAAGTCTCGCTTAAGTGTCTCAATCCCTTTGAGGATGTCCAGTTACATATTCAAGAGGCCAGTTACCAGAATCACATCTCATCGTGGCAATGAGGTCAGATGCCATCACTGGGAGGAAACTCTGGACAAGCCCCAACAGGTGTACTGGCAGAAGAGGCTGCAAGGTCTCCAGGCCTGCAGCAGCACAGGGGAGCCATTAAGCACTTTGGATCTTACGAAAATCTTACAAAAACTTGCACCTACATGCACAGGTGACTATCTGCCAGGTGTTCTTGCAGGGGGTCTGAACTCTAGCCCCATACCCACCCCTGCCGGGTCTTCAGATTTGGCAAAGTTGATTCCAGGAGCTGGCCTGACTATCCCACAGCTCCTGTGCAAACAATTTCTGGTGACTGAGGAAGATATCAGGAAACAGGACAGGAAAGTGAAGACAGCAAGACAAAGGTTGGCCATGGCACTGGCTGTAGACAGGTTCGCTAAAGAGACAGAGAATATGGGGGACCAAGAAAGACATTCCAAAAAACACCAcgaaaagaaagagaagctggTGCAGATGAAATGCAGCACAGCACTTTATTAA